One window of the Ureibacillus sp. FSL W7-1570 genome contains the following:
- a CDS encoding small acid-soluble spore protein H, whose translation MNIQRAKEIVESGAIANVLFNGQRIYIQNVDEQKGTARIYPLDDPENEKEVPVEQLLEN comes from the coding sequence ATGAATATTCAACGCGCGAAAGAAATAGTGGAATCCGGCGCAATCGCAAATGTTTTATTTAACGGCCAACGCATTTATATTCAAAATGTTGACGAACAGAAAGGGACAGCACGCATCTATCCGTTAGATGACCCTGAAAATGAAAAAGAAGTGCCTGTTGAACAATTATTGGAAAAT